A genome region from Natranaeroarchaeum sulfidigenes includes the following:
- a CDS encoding RNA-guided endonuclease InsQ/TnpB family protein, with protein MEYSHRYHAYPTQEVAETVEHHIDVHRQAYNFTRYEYTTHRDADDVGSAYKHHNRLTDWKDEFPLFKEVHSKALQRTVTRFYQNLSNLSEQKANGNTVGMLKWKSPAEYQSMTYSQSGFELKNKSGRHATLWLSKIGDINIRYHREIPDKTDIKEVTIKKETTGEWFVSFGLETDEADLPEKPDVDSLTTNNSVGIDLGIRNYIHTSDGKTVDWLDLEDEHEQLRREQRKLSRKEQGSNNYEKQRLKVAKAKRHLRQKVLDYQHKLTTWLVKEYDAVFVEDLNVKGMLEQSHNARNKQDAAWRQFITLLEYKAELYGTHVVQVEAAGTTKECASCGVEAAKPIWVREHSCPSCGFECDRDANAAMNVLQRGFSELGLGWPEDTPVETALPTDTTSVSAKRVIETGSPTLNEAAPAAE; from the coding sequence ATGGAATACAGTCACCGCTACCACGCTTACCCGACACAAGAGGTGGCGGAGACTGTCGAACATCACATCGACGTTCATCGCCAAGCGTACAACTTTACGCGGTACGAATACACAACCCACAGAGACGCCGACGATGTTGGATCGGCGTACAAGCATCACAACCGTCTCACCGACTGGAAAGACGAGTTCCCCCTGTTCAAAGAGGTTCACTCCAAAGCACTCCAGCGAACCGTCACGCGGTTCTACCAGAACCTCTCGAACCTCTCTGAACAGAAAGCTAATGGGAACACTGTCGGGATGCTCAAGTGGAAATCTCCGGCGGAGTACCAGAGTATGACGTATTCGCAGTCCGGCTTCGAACTCAAAAACAAGAGTGGCCGCCACGCGACACTCTGGCTCTCGAAAATCGGTGACATCAACATCCGGTACCACCGCGAGATCCCCGACAAAACAGACATCAAAGAAGTCACAATCAAGAAAGAGACAACTGGAGAGTGGTTCGTCTCTTTTGGTCTCGAAACCGACGAGGCCGATCTCCCCGAGAAACCTGACGTGGATTCGCTCACCACGAACAACAGCGTTGGCATCGACCTCGGTATCCGCAACTATATTCACACCAGCGATGGAAAGACCGTGGATTGGCTTGATCTCGAAGACGAGCACGAACAGCTCCGCCGCGAGCAACGCAAGCTCTCACGGAAGGAACAAGGGTCAAACAACTACGAGAAACAACGACTGAAGGTTGCGAAAGCCAAGCGTCACCTCCGGCAGAAGGTGCTGGACTACCAACACAAACTCACGACGTGGCTGGTCAAAGAGTACGACGCTGTGTTCGTTGAGGACTTGAACGTAAAAGGGATGCTCGAACAGTCCCACAACGCTCGTAACAAGCAGGACGCGGCGTGGCGACAGTTCATCACGCTCCTCGAATACAAAGCCGAGTTGTACGGGACACACGTCGTTCAGGTCGAAGCCGCTGGGACGACGAAAGAGTGTGCGTCGTGTGGCGTGGAAGCCGCGAAACCCATCTGGGTCAGAGAACATTCCTGTCCGTCGTGTGGGTTCGAATGTGACCGTGATGCAAATGCAGCGATGAACGTCTTGCAGAGAGGCTTTTCTGAGTTAGGGCTGGGATGGCCCGAAGACACGCCTGTGGAGACTGCGCTCCCTACGGACACCACTTCGGTGTCTGCAAAGCGCGTCATCGAAACAGGAAGCCCCACCCTCAACGAAGCCGCACCAGCGGCTGAGTAG
- a CDS encoding aldo/keto reductase yields the protein MEYTQLGSTGTSVSQLCLGTWRFGRDTDGTVETSKEEAHELLDAAAERGINFIDTANVYGTPNGKSEQWIGEWLEDQKRDDFVLASKVYFPYDGDGEPGPNDSGLGRKHIRSQIEGTLDRLGTDYLDLYYIHRFDDDTRIEETLRTLNDLVREGKVHYIGASTMAAWKLTKALWKSDVEGLEWFDVTQPLFHAAYRDDVVDYLDVCADQDIAVCPYSPLAGGFLTGKYERTDDGIDAPEGSRGDIDPRFDNFYVSDRGWQVLDEIRAVAEEVDATPAQVSLRWLMDQEKFTCVPIVGARTVDQLDENVGAVDVSLSDDQHDRISEARYDEEGKRWGHRD from the coding sequence ATGGAGTACACACAGCTCGGTTCGACCGGCACGTCAGTCTCACAGCTCTGTCTCGGTACGTGGCGCTTCGGTCGCGACACCGATGGGACCGTAGAAACGAGCAAAGAGGAGGCCCACGAACTGCTCGATGCAGCGGCGGAGCGCGGGATCAACTTCATCGACACCGCGAACGTCTACGGCACGCCGAACGGGAAAAGCGAGCAGTGGATCGGCGAGTGGCTGGAAGACCAGAAGCGCGACGACTTCGTCCTCGCCTCGAAGGTCTACTTCCCCTACGACGGCGACGGCGAACCCGGCCCGAACGACTCGGGGCTTGGACGCAAGCACATCCGGTCACAGATAGAGGGCACGCTGGATCGGCTCGGTACCGACTACCTCGATCTGTACTACATCCACCGCTTCGACGACGATACGAGGATCGAAGAGACCCTGCGGACCCTCAACGACCTCGTGCGCGAGGGCAAGGTCCACTACATCGGGGCGTCGACGATGGCCGCCTGGAAGCTCACGAAGGCCCTCTGGAAGAGCGACGTGGAGGGGCTCGAATGGTTCGACGTAACCCAGCCCCTGTTCCACGCCGCCTATCGCGACGACGTGGTGGACTATCTGGACGTCTGCGCCGATCAGGACATCGCGGTCTGTCCGTACTCGCCGCTGGCGGGCGGGTTCCTGACGGGCAAGTACGAGCGCACCGACGATGGCATCGACGCACCGGAGGGCTCACGCGGCGATATCGACCCCCGGTTCGACAACTTCTACGTCTCCGATCGGGGCTGGCAGGTGCTCGACGAGATTCGGGCCGTCGCCGAGGAGGTCGACGCCACGCCCGCACAGGTGTCCCTGCGCTGGCTCATGGATCAGGAGAAGTTCACCTGCGTCCCGATCGTCGGCGCGCGCACCGTCGACCAGCTAGACGAGAACGTCGGCGCGGTCGACGTCTCGCTCAGCGACGACCAGCACGACCGGATCTCGGAGGCCCGCTACGACGAGGAGGGCAAGCGCTGGGGCCATCGAGACTGA
- a CDS encoding universal stress protein, with amino-acid sequence MTATLTQPTVLLPVDVDEPTTPPDALIDLLGPHRVVVLGYGMVPDQTPTEQYEAEFGDAARERIGAIVDEFEGENDVISTVVFTRDRSQTVDRVAEEHGVDAVVTPAEIDDRVDEVLVPIKGDPNIVRIVEFTGRLLDNGEASVTVFHVAESDADEARAEFLLRGACDKLREYGVDADRVGWKQERSGSAAKTIAATAEEYDLLVVGESEPSLRRRILGGVTGRISDRTNRPTLVVRRR; translated from the coding sequence ATGACAGCGACCCTCACACAACCAACGGTCCTTCTCCCGGTCGACGTCGACGAGCCGACGACGCCGCCGGACGCACTCATCGACCTGCTGGGCCCCCACCGTGTGGTCGTCCTCGGCTACGGAATGGTCCCCGACCAGACGCCGACCGAGCAGTACGAAGCCGAGTTTGGAGACGCTGCGCGCGAGCGGATCGGGGCCATCGTTGACGAGTTCGAGGGCGAGAACGACGTCATCTCGACGGTCGTTTTCACGAGGGACCGATCCCAGACGGTGGACCGCGTCGCCGAGGAGCACGGGGTCGACGCAGTGGTAACACCCGCCGAGATCGACGACCGCGTAGACGAGGTACTCGTGCCCATCAAGGGCGATCCAAACATCGTACGCATCGTGGAGTTCACGGGTCGATTGCTCGACAACGGCGAGGCATCGGTTACCGTGTTCCACGTCGCGGAGTCGGACGCCGACGAGGCGCGTGCGGAGTTCCTGTTGCGCGGTGCCTGCGACAAACTCCGGGAATACGGCGTCGATGCCGACCGAGTGGGATGGAAACAGGAACGGTCCGGATCGGCGGCGAAAACGATCGCAGCGACTGCCGAGGAGTACGACCTACTGGTCGTCGGTGAATCCGAGCCATCGCTCCGGCGACGGATCCTCGGTGGCGTCACGGGCCGGATTAGCGACCGAACGAACCGCCCGACGCTCGTGGTCAGGCGTCGGTGA